The proteins below are encoded in one region of Legionella antarctica:
- the yidC gene encoding membrane protein insertase YidC: MDIRRIILYMALALIGLSLWNAWQIDYPVKPPVKEEISNSVNIDGHLLPQVTPVDTKQTDLTPSADQSVLTPNTPSRLVKVKTDVLDMSIDLKQGDVVSGLLLDYPLSVEDKNTPFPLLQNQPSERYVANSSIFVSSGQSIQSLDFGFTTKQQEYQLNPEQNQLVVTLDGENKDGLAVKKEFIFTKGSYLIDVNYKIVNNSSQEWKGYLNTQLLRSSPKEDKSSIFHVGSYTGASFSNPGKHRYQKVSFSDMSKTNLDVDAKGGWVAMQQHYFLSAWIPSSTSDNKFYTRAINGDYTIGAVSQPISIKPAEQKEIGSRLYMGPEITSVLKEIAPSLDLTVDYGILWFVSSLLFSLMKAIYGFVGNWGWSIVLVTVLIKLAFYRLSATSYKSMAGMRKLQPKLQALRERYGDDKAKISQATMELYKQEKVNPLGGCLPIVIQIPVFIALYWVLLESVELRQAPFIFWIKDLASPDPYHVLPLIMGATMLIQQKLNPAPPDPMQAKVMMFLPILFTGLFWNFPSGLVLYWIVNNTLSILQQWYITRKYSDEKPTKKITVTAK, from the coding sequence TACAAAACAAACAGATTTAACCCCCTCCGCAGATCAATCTGTACTCACTCCAAATACTCCTTCTCGATTAGTTAAGGTTAAAACTGATGTTTTGGACATGAGTATAGATTTAAAGCAAGGTGATGTTGTTTCCGGTTTATTGCTCGATTATCCTTTGAGTGTTGAAGATAAAAACACGCCTTTCCCGCTTTTACAAAACCAGCCTAGTGAACGTTATGTCGCTAATAGCAGTATTTTTGTATCTTCTGGACAATCGATTCAGTCTCTTGATTTTGGATTTACCACGAAACAGCAAGAGTACCAGTTAAATCCGGAGCAAAATCAACTGGTTGTAACGCTAGATGGTGAAAATAAGGATGGATTAGCTGTTAAAAAAGAATTTATCTTTACTAAAGGCAGTTATTTAATCGATGTAAATTATAAAATTGTTAATAACAGCTCCCAAGAATGGAAAGGCTATTTAAATACCCAGTTGTTACGTAGCTCTCCTAAAGAAGATAAGTCTTCTATATTTCATGTTGGTTCATATACTGGTGCCTCGTTTTCAAATCCCGGTAAACACCGGTATCAAAAAGTAAGTTTCAGTGATATGAGCAAAACTAATCTGGACGTTGATGCAAAGGGGGGCTGGGTTGCCATGCAACAACACTATTTTTTAAGTGCATGGATTCCCAGCTCTACCAGTGATAATAAATTTTATACTCGTGCTATTAATGGGGACTATACTATTGGTGCAGTAAGCCAGCCCATTTCTATTAAACCTGCTGAGCAAAAAGAAATAGGTTCCAGACTGTATATGGGTCCGGAAATAACCAGTGTGCTGAAAGAAATAGCTCCTTCTTTAGATTTAACAGTTGATTATGGAATTTTATGGTTTGTCTCTTCATTATTATTTTCATTAATGAAAGCTATTTACGGTTTTGTTGGTAACTGGGGTTGGTCAATTGTTTTAGTTACCGTATTGATCAAGCTCGCTTTTTATCGATTATCAGCAACAAGCTATAAATCTATGGCTGGTATGCGCAAGCTGCAACCTAAATTGCAAGCCTTGCGAGAGCGTTATGGTGACGATAAGGCCAAGATAAGTCAGGCAACCATGGAGCTTTACAAACAGGAAAAAGTTAATCCATTAGGCGGCTGCTTGCCCATTGTGATTCAAATTCCAGTGTTTATTGCTTTATATTGGGTATTGTTAGAAAGTGTTGAATTAAGACAAGCTCCTTTTATATTCTGGATTAAGGACTTGGCATCTCCAGATCCCTACCATGTGCTCCCTCTTATTATGGGTGCGACCATGCTCATTCAACAAAAATTAAATCCTGCACCACCCGATCCAATGCAGGCAAAAGTGATGATGTTTTTACCTATATTATTTACTGGATTATTTTGGAATTTTCCATCAGGTCTGGTGTTATATTGGATAGTGAATAATACCTTGTCTATATTGCAGCAATGGTATATCACCCGAAAATATTCGGATGAAAAACCAACTAAGAAAATAACCGTTACTGCAAAATAA